In Eremothecium gossypii ATCC 10895 chromosome IV, complete sequence, the genomic stretch GACGCAATCAGGTTGATGCACTCCACCTGCGCAAAGTGCGTCTTCTCCCCGAGCACATACAGATACAGCAGCTTGTGGATATTCTTGCGCCGTTTCGAAAGCGATAGGTGGTCATCCTTTAGTTTCGTCCGAATCTTGGCCGATTCTTTGGTAATGATGGACCGCTCGTCCGCCAGCGTCTTCGCCGATCTGACGTCCTTTATGAATGTCCGTAATGAGCCCATTTCCTCCTTGATTCGTCAGCCTCCAATAAAAGAATCTCGCCGGCGACAGCTATACTGCTGCTTCTGAGAACAATGAGTGGGTCTCTCTGGCTTGTGGGTGGGTCTAAAGGTTATAGCCAAGTTGCCATTATCCTGTACCCTCACATGGAATTCCACCACGTGACCACGGTCACATGACTTCTGTCGTATATAGGCATATGCGTCACGTGACGGAGCTAATGACAATATGGATGACGTGAGCACGCTATTCACACCCCGATGAGTCCGATAGAAAGCAGAGATATCCTGCCTAAAAGATCAGATGTCCAAGCACTGCCCCCTAGTTACGCAGCATGATTTCTGCACATGTACAAGGAGTTGCGCACTCGATGATGCCATTATCTCCAACCCCTGAGGGAGTGTGCACAGGCAGAAATGCATGGTCTTGCCGCTTCGACCAGACCTGACTAAGCGTTACCAATTACAGCACTGGCCGATACGCCGATACCACAGAGGTCCTATATCTATGTGTCGGAGTAAGAATGCTCCGTGTCCCTATCTTACTTAGCGGTCACGTGGACACTTACCGTACTTGTCGCTAAACCCGAACACCGCGATACAATATACTATTGCTATAAGTTCGCAACCATCGCTTTGGAGGACGATAGGCCTGGGCCAAGCGACTGCTGCATATAGGCTTACGATATAAAGCGCAGGCAGCATTAGTTCGGCCTATATTGAAGTTATAGTATACGGACCTAGGGCTGCAGAGATTGCGCGTGGATGAAACGTGTCACATTTTATGGTGCGTAAAGATTGAGTACAGAACACAATATGATGCCGTTTGCAATTAGACACCCAGTTACGGCGATGGAGAACGATACAGAAGCGGAACGGAGAAGAAGGCGATCGTCCAGCGTCAAACAGGCACTAAGCTCATTTTTCACTGGTGAGCGCGGCTCAGAGGAGGCCGCGGAAATGGACCGATCTGGGCCTCAGGGGCGGAGGGCGAGCACGCCAGGTCTGGAGGGGACTACTCGCAGGGTGGCGAGACGGTTTAGCAGCCCGGCTCGTGCGGATTCTCGTCCAGAACATAGAGCACAGTACACGTTGGGAGATGAAGGTCTAAGATGGTCGATGGAACACGGCGTCGAAGATATGTATGATGAGGGTACTCTATTTGGTATCGATGATGTTGGGCCAGGCAGCTGTGCAGAGGCCGCAGGCTGCGGCGGGCTGGACTCCCGAGAGTTTCTCACAGAGTATCTGGCGGAGCGGGGGTTTGTTCAGCAGCGCACGCTTCTGTCGAAGGGCGACGTTGCGGTATATGCGCTGACTTCAGGAGAGATTGTGTTTCTACCGACGGCGTCTTCTCTGGAGGAGGGGTACCTCAGGAACATACGCCAGTCCCTCGAAAACGGCGATGCTTTCAGCGACGACTATGGCGACAGCCATACAGTGTACGACGACCCGGAGGCCGCTATTCCTGACTCATACAGTGCGACTAGTTTGGATTCGGACGTCAGTGAGAGTGCGATGCCTGTGACTCAACTGACGACAGAGTTGCTGGACGATGCGACCACCTTGTTCAACCTGGCGGTTGTGGTATCTATAGCGAAGCCCGTGGAGATGTCGGAGATCAAGGCGCGGCTTTTCTCGCGCGTGCGTGTCCACTGGCACAATGGGCTCCCTCCAGGACGCAGGAAGTTCGAGGAGTACTACACTATTGGCGATTTGAAATGGACGCTAACTGCTGAGAACTACAACCTTTATGTGCCACTCCATGTTTCCACAGAAGACCAGATTATTGAGCGCTCCACGGGGGTTGTTCACAGAAAATTATTTAGGAACGTTTACGAAAGAGATGATAGCTCAGACAGAGTGAACTCTACCCTTGCAAGCTTCATGACCAACTTATCTGAACAAAACTACACGTTCAAGCCGGGTGATTATGTTTTCATACTACCTGTCCAATTTATTCGACAAGTTCCGGAGACGATATATGTGCCGTCTGCCCGTTTGAACTACGACTTCTGCTGTGGTATGCGAGTCAACAAACTCACCGTTCCGGATAACGAAACCATTGACCAGTATCCGGCCGAGACGACCGGCCCCTCGAAATGCCAGAAAGAAATCGATACCCCTCATAAGCTTGCGGACCGCCTCATCAAGAAGGTCAAGGCCCGCTTAACTTCATCATCTCAAGCCTCCTCGGGCAAGGATGGCGTTGCTGATACCATAGCCTGCGGCTCTATGCCTGTCACAGTTGTGAGGACCCCTCCACTGCGGTCAATATCCATTGCAGACAAACCTATTTATATTAACAGAGTATGGACCAATGCTCTATCTTACGAGATTTCCTTGCTACAAAAATATGTCCCGCTGGATAGCGAAATCCCTCTCAAGATCAAACTGGTTCCGCTAATGAAGCATGTGTCTGTCAAACGGATTCGAATAAACATCTCAGAGAAGATCACCCTTGTGTCCAAGGACCTGAAGTACGAGTTCGACCAGATGGACGTCATCCTGCAAGACCCGTATAACCCGCTATTTCCGGAGCTCCAGTTCCTCAAGAAGCCGGCCCGTTCCCTGCCACTGTTGGAGGTGCGGACAAAAGACAAGGGCATCAAGGCGCTCAGGGAGGAGGTCATCGAGAACTCGACCGGCGACAACTTGCTCTGCTACAGCGATGCCGCGCTCAACAGCGACAAGGGCGTCGAGATGGTCGACTCCCTGACCCTCGAGACGACTCTGAAGTTCCCGAAGTTCACTGTGCCCCGCAAAAACGGGACCATGCCGCCATACGGGATCGAAGAGCTCGTGCCCTCCCCGGATAGCCCGCACACACACCGTCCGCCGCCCAGCCACGGCGTGCTGGGTCTCTTCGGCAGGCGCTCGAGCGGCAGCCACCCGCGGACCGCGGAGGGCCCGAGCCCCAGCACGACTGCCAGCAGCGCGACCGCGCACTCGGGGTCCACGTTCCGCACCGGCTCGCGCGTGCCCATCGAGCACTCGACCTTCCTCAACGTGCCCAAGCGCGGCCTGTACGCGGACAGCACGCATTTCAAGCACATCGTGGTCAAGCACAAGCTGGAGGTCATGCTGCGCGTCAGCAAGCGCGACTCCGACGCCGACGGCGCCAAGCTCCGCCACTACGAGGTGCTCATCGACACGCCCATCGTGCTGCTCTCCGAGTACTGCAGCCGCCAGAACGTCGACCTGCCGACCTACAACATGGTCACCGGCGACAGCCGCTTCCGCTCGCCGCTGCCCACGTTCGAGGAGGCCGTGTCCGAGACGCTCTCCGCGCCCGACTCGCCCATCACCTCGCCGCTCGCGTCGCCCGACATCCTCGCCTCCTACGACCCTGACGAATTCTCCATCCAGCAGCTCTCGCTCTCCcgcaccaccacccacacGCAGGCCGacccgctgctgcccgcAGACTTCtcgccgctgcgccgctACAGCAACATCGACGAGATGATgcgctccagctccagcaaCACCGCCTCCGCAGACTCCCGCTGCCCCGCCTACTCCGCAGACCCCCCGACTTACGAAGACACGTAACATGCCTACATAACAATATACTTAGATGCGTAGCGCCCCCCGCGCCGTGCTCAGCCCTGCCGCGCTTACCATGCGCAGGCCCGCCGCGCCGAACGGGAAGTAGCTCACGCCGTAATACACCACCgccaccagctgcagcagcgcgcaCGGGATCGTCAGCAGCGTGCTCTTCGCGATCGCTGCAAAGTAGATCGTGGCCGCGCACGTCGTCAGGAAGAACGCCGTGAACGGCAGCCGCTCGCGCGACAACATGTGCTTCGCGTACGCCACCGGGCCCTGCAGCACCCCGAACGCCAGCACAAACAGCAGCGACCCCACAGGCCACAGCAGCCCGAACTTGCGCGGCTTCAGCGCCAGCACCGGAAACAGCATCACGCACGCCGCGAAGCaccccgccgccgccgccagaAACACCACGAACAGCGCCAGCCGCTCCGTCCGGCTCAGCGCAAACCACGCCGGCTCCGGGCTCTGCACCAGGTCCTGCTGCGTCAGCGGCAGCCGCTGGTACACGTCCGCCGCACGCGCGTTCAGCGACTCCGCCCATCCCGCAAGAAGCGTCTTGGCGCCCTCGTTCACGCTGCTCccctgctgcgcgcgcccggCGTTCCACCGGTTCAGCGAGTCGCGCAGACTGCTTGATTGCTCGTTGCTCTCCATCCTGCTACTCGACGCGCCCTGCTAGAAGCCACTAGTGGTGGCCGGAGGCTTTGACTCCCGGATAAAAAAAAAGCCCAACATGACGCTTGCTGGTTTCTTGAGCCCACCCGTTCGATAGAGTCGTTGTCAGGACGGTTGAATCTGTGTTAGGTTCGGAGCACACGCCAGGGATGGACGGCCATCTTCAAGGCGCAGAGGACTTGCTTGAGGAGCTCCTGAAGCAGGCGCAGAGCGAGAGCAACACCGGGCCCGGGGCGCAGGGCGCAGGCTACGCACGGCACGACGGCAAGCAGCGACAGCAGAGCATGGCCAGCCAGCTGGCGGATGACGGGGCGTTTCTGGACGAGTACTTCCTcgcgggcggcgacggGCTGTTCGCGGACACGCTGCTGCCGGAGTTCAAGGACGACGGGGGGCGGTCGCCGCTGGGGTCGTCGCTGGGCAGCATGACGAGCGAGTTCCTGTCGCCGGCGGGGTCCgtgcagcaggcgcagcggcggggCTCGCTGGAGTCGGGCCCGCAGCACCTGCGGTCGCCGTCGGCCAGCGCGCGGGCCGGCGCGCACCTCTCGTCCAGCCTGCGCAGCcaggcgcgggcgcgccagTCGTCGCTCAGCAGCCTGGCCAGCACGCCCGTGCTGGAGGACGGCGCGGGCAGCCTCACGCAGGAGGAGaagctgcgccgccgccgcgagTTCCACAACGCCGTCgagcgccgccgccgcgagCTCATCAAGTCCAAGATCAAGGAGCTCGGCAAGCTCGTGCCGCCCAGCCTGCTCAACTACAACGACGAGGGCAAGGAGGTCCGCCTCAACAAGGGCATCATCCTGCTGCGCACCGTCGAGTACCTCGAGTACCTGCGCCAGGTCCTCGACGTCCAGGCCCGCAAGCGCGCCCAGCTGCTCGACAAGCTGCgcacgcttgagcgccgccgccgcgacctgccgccgccgcgcccggccgccgcgcccgcgccgcgcgcctCGCTGGACTCGCCCGAGCAGATCATCGACGGCCGCGCgctcccgcagctgctcaaggacgacccgccgccgctggccgACGATCTGCGCCAGTTTCTGGCCGGGCCCCAGATGGAGCACGAGGACAATAGCAAGCTCATCTTCAGCGCCCCGGAGCACCCCGCCGGCTTTCTGCTGAACTTCGAGCCCTGACACACAAAATACATACTGGCCCGCCGCCCGACGCGCCGCGTCGGGCGTCGCTCGACGTCGCTGGGGCGCCAGCCGCCGACTACATAGCTACGATACTGTCCCGTAGATCGTGACGCTGCCGTCGCGTCCGCGGAACGCTCATTTCAAGGCGCTTGCCCTATAACTCAGGCGAGATTGGAGTTTGTTTTCATTTTCCTCAAAAGTTTTCTTTGTGTTGCTCGCTACAAGGTGAACGCAAGATCGACGAGCAGG encodes the following:
- the RTG3 gene encoding Rtg3p (Syntenic homolog of Saccharomyces cerevisiae YBL103C (RTG3)); this encodes MDGHLQGAEDLLEELLKQAQSESNTGPGAQGAGYARHDGKQRQQSMASQLADDGAFLDEYFLAGGDGLFADTLLPEFKDDGGRSPLGSSLGSMTSEFLSPAGSVQQAQRRGSLESGPQHLRSPSASARAGAHLSSSLRSQARARQSSLSSLASTPVLEDGAGSLTQEEKLRRRREFHNAVERRRRELIKSKIKELGKLVPPSLLNYNDEGKEVRLNKGIILLRTVEYLEYLRQVLDVQARKRAQLLDKLRTLERRRRDLPPPRPAAAPAPRASLDSPEQIIDGRALPQLLKDDPPPLADDLRQFLAGPQMEHEDNSKLIFSAPEHPAGFLLNFEP
- the SFT2 gene encoding Sft2p (Syntenic homolog of Saccharomyces cerevisiae YBL102W (SFT2)), producing the protein MESNEQSSSLRDSLNRWNAGRAQQGSSVNEGAKTLLAGWAESLNARAADVYQRLPLTQQDLVQSPEPAWFALSRTERLALFVVFLAAAAGCFAACVMLFPVLALKPRKFGLLWPVGSLLFVLAFGVLQGPVAYAKHMLSRERLPFTAFFLTTCAATIYFAAIAKSTLLTIPCALLQLVAVVYYGVSYFPFGAAGLRMVSAAGLSTARGALRI
- a CDS encoding arrestin C-terminal domain-containing protein (Syntenic homolog of Saccharomyces cerevisiae YBL101C (ECM21) and YPR030W (CSR2)) gives rise to the protein MMPFAIRHPVTAMENDTEAERRRRRSSSVKQALSSFFTGERGSEEAAEMDRSGPQGRRASTPGLEGTTRRVARRFSSPARADSRPEHRAQYTLGDEGLRWSMEHGVEDMYDEGTLFGIDDVGPGSCAEAAGCGGLDSREFLTEYLAERGFVQQRTLLSKGDVAVYALTSGEIVFLPTASSLEEGYLRNIRQSLENGDAFSDDYGDSHTVYDDPEAAIPDSYSATSLDSDVSESAMPVTQLTTELLDDATTLFNLAVVVSIAKPVEMSEIKARLFSRVRVHWHNGLPPGRRKFEEYYTIGDLKWTLTAENYNLYVPLHVSTEDQIIERSTGVVHRKLFRNVYERDDSSDRVNSTLASFMTNLSEQNYTFKPGDYVFILPVQFIRQVPETIYVPSARLNYDFCCGMRVNKLTVPDNETIDQYPAETTGPSKCQKEIDTPHKLADRLIKKVKARLTSSSQASSGKDGVADTIACGSMPVTVVRTPPLRSISIADKPIYINRVWTNALSYEISLLQKYVPLDSEIPLKIKLVPLMKHVSVKRIRINISEKITLVSKDLKYEFDQMDVILQDPYNPLFPELQFLKKPARSLPLLEVRTKDKGIKALREEVIENSTGDNLLCYSDAALNSDKGVEMVDSLTLETTLKFPKFTVPRKNGTMPPYGIEELVPSPDSPHTHRPPPSHGVLGLFGRRSSGSHPRTAEGPSPSTTASSATAHSGSTFRTGSRVPIEHSTFLNVPKRGLYADSTHFKHIVVKHKLEVMLRVSKRDSDADGAKLRHYEVLIDTPIVLLSEYCSRQNVDLPTYNMVTGDSRFRSPLPTFEEAVSETLSAPDSPITSPLASPDILASYDPDEFSIQQLSLSRTTTHTQADPLLPADFSPLRRYSNIDEMMRSSSSNTASADSRCPAYSADPPTYEDT